The Zestosphaera sp. genome has a window encoding:
- the fni gene encoding type 2 isopentenyl-diphosphate Delta-isomerase, with translation MGLSNEAQLRKLEHVDVVLKEKVEGPNTTWLEYVFLVHQASSEIPLSSVNLETSFLGKVLKAPVMITGMTGGAPGTEEINGKLANVAERFGIALGVGSQRAAIEDPRLEQTFKIVREYAKSIPLVSNIGAHEFVKYDLSQISKLVDMINADALAVHLNLTQEVAQPEGTPDFRGLMTKVRLVVRELPVPIMIKEVGQGLSYEVVRELSEAGVRLFDVAGAGGTNWVLVEKYRAQRMNNRLKELIATNIADWGIPTAASIIEARRAAPDSIIIGSGGIRSSVDAVKALRIGADLVGLAAPVLKAYYGGYLEEFLQAFIHGIKALVALTGSKDLTELRRKPIIITSILREWLVSRGFTL, from the coding sequence ATGGGTTTAAGTAATGAGGCCCAGTTGAGGAAGCTGGAACACGTAGATGTCGTCTTGAAGGAGAAGGTAGAGGGACCTAACACTACTTGGCTCGAGTACGTGTTTCTAGTTCATCAGGCATCTTCTGAAATTCCCCTGAGTAGCGTTAACTTAGAGACTTCGTTTCTTGGGAAAGTCTTGAAAGCCCCAGTAATGATTACCGGCATGACTGGAGGAGCGCCGGGCACTGAAGAAATAAACGGCAAGCTCGCTAACGTAGCTGAGAGATTTGGGATTGCTCTAGGAGTTGGTAGTCAGAGAGCTGCTATCGAGGATCCGAGACTTGAACAGACCTTCAAAATAGTTAGGGAGTACGCCAAGAGCATACCCCTAGTAAGTAATATTGGAGCGCACGAGTTCGTGAAGTACGACCTGAGTCAGATAAGCAAATTAGTAGACATGATTAACGCGGATGCGCTGGCTGTCCACCTAAACTTAACTCAGGAGGTTGCTCAGCCTGAGGGAACACCTGACTTCAGAGGTTTAATGACTAAGGTGAGACTTGTCGTTAGAGAACTCCCTGTCCCCATAATGATTAAAGAGGTGGGTCAAGGACTTTCGTATGAGGTTGTCAGGGAGTTAAGCGAGGCTGGAGTCAGGCTGTTTGATGTGGCGGGGGCAGGAGGGACTAACTGGGTCTTAGTAGAGAAGTATAGAGCTCAGAGAATGAATAATAGGCTTAAAGAATTAATTGCTACAAACATAGCTGACTGGGGGATCCCTACAGCAGCATCAATAATAGAAGCTAGGAGAGCAGCTCCTGATTCTATAATCATAGGTTCTGGAGGTATCAGGTCTTCTGTTGATGCAGTTAAAGCGTTGAGGATAGGAGCTGACCTAGTAGGGTTAGCAGCTCCTGTTCTCAAGGCTTATTACGGCGGTTACCTAGAAGAGTTTCTGCAAGCGTTTATTCACGGCATTAAGGCGCTTGTAGCATTGACTGGGAGTAAAGACCTCACAGAGCTGAGGCGTAAGCCTATTATAATCACCTCTATTTTGAGGGAATGGCTAGTAAGTAGAGGCTTCACTCTTTAA
- a CDS encoding isopentenyl phosphate kinase: MSAVVKLGGSVITRKNEPFSARSDVVFRLAEEISSFLRGDKRQELILVHGGGSFGHSLVRECLEKVGHINTQCYTRVAFYMDFLNHLITEVLLASEVPAVRIPPRSICWGVEFRECDFSVVERFISSGMVPVLYGDVIISGSELKVLSGDDIVWYLTKSLGLRKVIFVTDVNGVYDKDPKLCEDARVLSNMHVSDVLREASFWEVSDVTGGMLNKLKKPLSLGIRGVTVYVVNGLIPGNLLNALEEKNVVGSVLWV; the protein is encoded by the coding sequence GTGAGTGCTGTAGTAAAGTTAGGAGGCTCAGTAATAACGAGGAAGAACGAACCTTTCTCAGCCCGGTCAGACGTAGTGTTTAGACTTGCTGAGGAAATATCTAGTTTCTTACGTGGAGATAAGAGACAAGAGCTCATACTAGTTCACGGGGGAGGTTCTTTCGGTCACTCGCTAGTTAGGGAATGTCTTGAGAAGGTAGGTCACATAAACACGCAATGCTATACTAGAGTAGCTTTTTACATGGACTTCCTTAATCACTTAATAACTGAGGTCTTACTAGCTTCTGAGGTGCCGGCGGTCAGGATACCGCCCAGGTCTATATGCTGGGGAGTAGAATTCAGAGAATGCGATTTTAGCGTGGTTGAAAGGTTTATAAGTTCAGGCATGGTGCCAGTTCTTTACGGCGACGTAATAATCTCAGGTAGTGAACTGAAAGTTCTTTCGGGAGATGACATAGTGTGGTATTTGACTAAGTCTCTAGGTTTGAGGAAAGTTATTTTCGTTACAGACGTTAATGGTGTGTACGATAAGGACCCGAAGCTCTGTGAAGATGCGCGAGTCTTAAGCAATATGCACGTAAGTGACGTGTTGAGGGAAGCTAGTTTTTGGGAGGTTTCCGACGTTACGGGAGGGATGCTTAATAAACTGAAGAAGCCTCTATCTCTCGGTATTAGGGGTGTGACGGTTTACGTTGTTAATGGTCTTATACCGGGTAACTTATTAAATGCTCTTGAAGAAAAGAATGTAGTAGGGTCTGTTCTATGGGTTTAA
- a CDS encoding 50S ribosomal protein L13, protein MSSQDVEARREIVIDAEGAILGRLASRIAQLLKEGYEVYVVNAEKAVVSGEKQRVIEGYKIWLTLRTLRNPEKSSPRRPRNPVSIVKYTVRGMLPKSFNKGRVNLSKLRVFVGVPKELEGKEMVRLATRRSRRVVTVAEIATALGWRGGK, encoded by the coding sequence ATGAGCTCACAGGATGTTGAAGCGAGGAGAGAGATCGTAATAGATGCTGAGGGAGCTATATTAGGTAGGTTAGCTTCTAGGATAGCTCAGCTCCTAAAGGAAGGGTATGAAGTCTATGTAGTTAATGCTGAGAAAGCAGTAGTTAGCGGTGAGAAGCAGAGAGTTATTGAAGGCTACAAGATTTGGCTTACTCTAAGAACCTTAAGAAATCCTGAGAAAAGTTCTCCTAGAAGGCCTAGAAACCCTGTCTCCATAGTCAAGTATACTGTGCGAGGTATGTTACCGAAAAGCTTCAATAAGGGTCGGGTCAACTTAAGTAAGCTAAGAGTATTTGTTGGGGTACCTAAGGAGTTAGAGGGTAAGGAGATGGTTAGACTAGCTACTCGTAGGTCTAGGAGAGTAGTGACTGTTGCTGAGATAGCTACGGCTCTTGGATGGAGGGGAGGTAAATGA
- the rpsB gene encoding 30S ribosomal protein S2: MSEDVDREKLAGSELLVPLNIYLEAGVHIGTYMCTKHMEKFVYRQRPDGPYIIDVKKIDERIRIAGKFIASFRPDAVLAVSARPYGFQPVQKFAELTGGKSIVGRFIPGTLTNPNLSIYIEPEVLVVTDPRVDQQALIEASRIGIPVVAIVSTDSKTSNIDLVIPGNNKGRKSLAVIYWLLARQVLRERGVLPPTGELSVGPDAFETKVLSK, translated from the coding sequence ATGAGTGAGGACGTTGATCGAGAGAAGCTAGCAGGCAGTGAATTACTAGTCCCGCTTAACATATACTTAGAAGCAGGTGTACACATAGGCACTTACATGTGTACTAAACACATGGAGAAATTCGTCTATAGGCAGAGACCTGACGGACCATACATAATAGACGTGAAGAAGATTGATGAGAGGATCCGCATAGCCGGAAAATTCATAGCTAGTTTCAGACCAGACGCTGTGCTAGCAGTTTCGGCAAGACCCTACGGTTTCCAGCCAGTCCAGAAATTCGCTGAGTTGACTGGAGGCAAGTCTATTGTAGGTAGGTTTATACCTGGAACACTCACGAATCCTAACCTGAGTATCTATATAGAGCCTGAAGTACTCGTCGTTACAGACCCTAGAGTAGATCAGCAAGCACTTATAGAGGCTTCTAGGATAGGGATACCTGTAGTAGCTATAGTCAGCACAGACTCTAAAACGAGTAATATAGATTTAGTTATTCCAGGCAATAATAAAGGCAGGAAGTCTCTGGCAGTTATTTACTGGTTGCTCGCTAGGCAAGTGCTTAGAGAGAGGGGAGTTCTACCACCAACAGGTGAGTTAAGCGTAGGGCCTGACGCCTTCGAGACTAAGGTGTTAAGTAAATGA
- a CDS encoding DNA-directed RNA polymerase subunit N, whose protein sequence is MVVIPVRCFTCGAVIGDKWEAFVEGVKSGKDPGRVLDDLGVKRYCCRRMFISHLDLIEELVMYTRKV, encoded by the coding sequence ATGGTAGTTATCCCGGTGAGATGCTTTACGTGCGGCGCGGTAATAGGTGATAAGTGGGAGGCTTTCGTAGAAGGTGTTAAGTCTGGTAAGGACCCAGGGAGAGTACTTGATGACTTGGGTGTTAAGAGATACTGTTGCAGGAGGATGTTTATCTCGCACCTAGACTTAATTGAGGAGTTAGTTATGTATACTAGGAAGGTGTAA
- a CDS encoding 30S ribosomal protein S9, whose translation MSKTQPHDSKIVIAVGKRKTAVAKAVVEPGKGRVWINGVPIEIWPVEMARMKMMEPLLLAGKEVWDKVDVRVYVRGGGVMAQADAVRTAISRALLSFTGSEELKRIFSEYSRAMIAGDPRRTEPEKWMRYSARRFRQKSYR comes from the coding sequence ATGAGTAAGACACAGCCTCATGATTCAAAAATAGTCATAGCAGTAGGTAAGCGTAAGACAGCAGTAGCTAAGGCAGTTGTAGAACCAGGTAAGGGGAGAGTCTGGATCAACGGAGTACCTATCGAGATATGGCCTGTTGAGATGGCTAGGATGAAGATGATGGAACCCCTATTACTAGCTGGTAAGGAAGTCTGGGATAAGGTTGATGTACGTGTTTATGTGAGAGGAGGCGGTGTTATGGCTCAAGCCGACGCTGTGAGGACAGCAATATCACGTGCTTTACTGAGTTTCACGGGCAGTGAAGAACTGAAGAGAATATTTAGCGAGTATTCTAGGGCAATGATAGCTGGAGACCCGAGAAGAACGGAGCCTGAGAAGTGGATGCGGTACTCTGCAAGAAGATTCAGGCAGAAGTCTTACAGGTGA
- the amrB gene encoding AmmeMemoRadiSam system protein B has translation MSIRKPVVAGYFYEGRRESLIKQIEWAFTHKHGPGFIPKVSEVRSKESIGFVVPHAGYIYSGPVAAHSYAKLASEGKPDVFILLGPNHTGAGEIVSVWDEGVWETPLGHAIIDADLAKEIISNSQYARPDKQAHYEEHSLEVQIPFLQYLFKDVSIVPISIMYQVPEISEDLAASIFKASSKLGRDVVVIASTDLTHYEPHDRAAEKDKTVLDKIKSLDPKGLFDVVLRKNITMCGVAPVMTLLYYAILSGSSGVEVLKYATSGDVSGDKSLVVGYSAIRILK, from the coding sequence ATGAGTATAAGAAAGCCTGTAGTAGCAGGCTATTTTTATGAGGGTAGAAGAGAATCCTTAATTAAGCAGATTGAATGGGCTTTCACACATAAGCACGGACCGGGTTTCATCCCTAAAGTCTCAGAAGTTAGGAGTAAGGAGAGTATAGGGTTCGTAGTACCTCACGCAGGATACATCTACAGCGGTCCAGTAGCAGCGCATTCATACGCGAAACTAGCTTCTGAGGGAAAGCCAGACGTTTTTATTTTGTTAGGACCTAATCACACAGGCGCTGGAGAGATAGTTTCAGTATGGGATGAGGGGGTGTGGGAGACCCCGCTAGGTCACGCTATTATTGATGCCGACCTAGCTAAAGAAATAATAAGCAACTCGCAGTATGCTAGGCCAGACAAGCAGGCTCATTACGAGGAGCACTCACTCGAGGTTCAAATACCTTTCTTGCAGTATCTCTTTAAAGACGTAAGCATAGTTCCTATATCTATCATGTATCAGGTACCTGAAATCTCGGAAGACCTAGCTGCGTCTATCTTCAAAGCTTCCTCAAAGCTTGGGAGAGACGTAGTAGTTATAGCATCAACAGACTTAACTCACTACGAACCACACGACAGAGCTGCCGAGAAAGACAAGACTGTTCTAGACAAAATAAAATCATTAGACCCTAAAGGATTGTTTGATGTAGTCTTAAGAAAGAACATAACGATGTGTGGTGTGGCGCCAGTCATGACTCTCCTCTATTACGCTATACTGAGTGGCTCTTCTGGAGTAGAAGTCTTGAAATACGCGACCTCAGGAGACGTATCAGGCGATAAGTCGTTAGTCGTGGGTTACTCAGCTATCAGAATTCTTAAGTAG